The Pieris rapae chromosome 8, ilPieRapa1.1, whole genome shotgun sequence genomic interval GTACCTCTAATATTTGGAAATTAGACGCTGAACAAGGTCAAATTATTGACGGAACTTCAGTATCGCAGGTTTGTCATGTATAATTTcatgtgttttatataatcaatatcCAAGGCACTTACGGCTACAAAATATGAAGGGCTTGTAGtttcattttaacaaaattataattttctgtgTGTAATGAGGTAACTTTATTGTCAAActcaatttgtaattattacaaaaatattatattatatgagttataatgaaattgttttatttgcacACAGGATGACtctgaaaaatctaaaatgacTGAAGAAGATGttgttttcaatataataacatcAACTGTATATTATGGCAATACTTGGACAAAGCACAGTTTTGATATGTTCTGCACTGACTGCCAGATGTATGAGCAACAGAGGTACACTAATATGTAGCACACCTTATACTAACAATAGTATAGATTTGTTTTGGGGCCAATAGTGTAAATACACATGACTAATTGTTAATGGTATTTCTTTTTACTGACTTGCATAGagtgtattaaataatgaaaacaaagGATACCTTTGTTTCAAAAAAGgtcatgtttaaaaaatgtttttaataaattaaaactttgatttttcttatttatttcaatgaataactaaactaaacaaataattagattattatcTTTTACAGAAGTGCCTCTGATAATAGTGAAGAGATTAATCAACCAGACACTAATACTGGTGAACCTGAAGAAGAATACTTAGATTGCGGGAAAGcagttaattttacatattatgataACCTGGTTGGAGTGGCTAGGCGTCATAGACATCCAAATGTACCTGAACCTCaagtaagtaattaagtatttGAAGAAATCATGAAAAACGGACATAAAGCTAACAGACTATGTATCTTTTGGAACTTATaaaccaaatttaaatatccatCAGAAGCAGACAGCACTAAAATTCTTTGTCTACTCCATTTCCAcaagaaataatttactttggGAACTGCAGCTGGTTAATTTTGATtctaatttgtgttttatttatttattaaaagacatcTATGTATGGCTATTTGTGCACAATTTACTAATTAGGTAACATAagataatctaaatatttccATTGGATAAGATCTAGGTAAACCATCTATGCTATCAAATCTTAATACTATGTACCTTTAAATTGGACTATGAATTGCAGATCGCCCTTATTTTTACAaggaaaaaaacatacaaaaatggtGTAACCGAGTTAGACATTAATACACTTGAGAAGCGtcttaaaaaagcaaaaagaGAAAAACCTAAATCAGTGCAATTGTACAATCAGATTGGTAATTTCTGGAGGATCAAAGGTGACACAAGACTGTCAATTGAATGTTTTAGACGAGCATTGGCAGTTTCCCCGTATAATGCAGAGGTATGACATTTGTTTAAAGAACTCTTGATTTTTACTTtagaaatatcaatattaagcacatcgaaaaaaaaacg includes:
- the LOC110995633 gene encoding uncharacterized protein LOC110995633, whose product is MGDSPYLTCLVLYIFSFQIIVTNSRTSNIWKLDAEQGQIIDGTSVSQDDSEKSKMTEEDVVFNIITSTVYYGNTWTKHSFDMFCTDCQMYEQQRSASDNSEEINQPDTNTGEPEEEYLDCGKAVNFTYYDNLVGVARRHRHPNVPEPQIALIFTRKKTYKNGVTELDINTLEKRLKKAKREKPKSVQLYNQIGNFWRIKGDTRLSIECFRRALAVSPYNAEVLLNLGRVLFTLQYLDDAIYLTRRSLEVQPPDRSAWQQYFTLGEIFKAYGHYQEAAVHLRHALDLRPDFEPALTALKDIENIPEATVHVYTLLIIVCLVMGVLLVILSSVDSGVEADDHKTQRHFNRAMAMRSLRGVVGSRGRKKGGA